tttctttcaaagctaaaaaaaatattacattaaaTATACGCAACAATAAACTAACGATTGGGGTGTTTTAACATTCATTATCATGAAAAAGTTGAATATGTTCATTATAGGCTTTTAATGCATTTATTAAGTCCAATGCTCCACCTATTACATGGAGAATGGAATACAATGTAAAATCTAAAGCTTGTAGTAGTAACTTATGGGTCAATCATGATAGAATATGAGATGTAATTATAAAGTATGTCTGAGATAGTGAACTTGatggctatttatacatattagcagagaggattttcctcaactacTCAGATATTTTCTCGTAcagttaaaaaaatcttatatgttatcatgcccctgcaagattgagcttctatcAAGGATATCGATCTTGGACCGTTGCAgtgaaaatagtttacgggcaaGAGGTTTTATGAgtaagtctgctagttgatcaaccaTATGCAAGTTAGAAATATgtggttgatgtctgacaacttaatCTCGCATCAAGTGGAAGTCGATGATAATGTATTTCATGGGGGAGTGGAATACTGGAttaacacataagtaggtagctccaatattatcacaatatattgtaggagtaacgGTGGAATTGAAGTTGAGTTCTTTGAGTAGATTTATGATTTAATTGAGTTCAACAGCGACGGTAGCAACGTCACGATGttcagctttagttgtagatTATGCGACTGTCTTTAGTTTTTTAAAACTCTAGCTGATTGGAATAACTCCAAGGAAAATAATATACCCTGACGTTCACAATTTCAGGAATTCCTTTCCGAAATTTATGAACCATAAAGCTAACGTTGTAATTCAATGCACAATCTGAATAATAATTTTCTCAAGAATTTTCGTTTGGAAGAAGAAATATTGACAAAGGAAAAAAATCTCATTTTTCTCCATATATCTATTGGCTTTTTACAAAGTGGAGTGTGAAAAGAGGCCCGACTCCAATTTATATCGTTTCTAAATGTAAAATAATCATTTCTTTCACTTATTAATTCTAACTAGAGCTTCGAAAGAATAATGATGTCACTCTCTAATCTCTAAAACACGTATTGTTAGCATATGATAATTCTAACTTAAGCATAGAACGACATCCATCCCCAAAactcacacacaaacacacacacacagacttgATTCTAAATTTTTGATGTCCATGCAAGTATAAAAGCCACCCCACGGGAACATCAAAAGTGCCCCTCCCTTATCTTCTTTTTCTAGTGATGTTACTCTACATTTATATACTGTTTCAACCTAGTGATATATAGCTAGCTACATATAAATAATCCAGAATGGACGCAGAAAGGGAGACAGCTGAAGGATCAAAAGTGGTAAACCTATACACCATGCCATGCAATCCATTTGTTGGCTACTTTAGTTTCACAGTTTGTATTCAAGAGAATGAGGATAAAAAATAGACTGGAAAGCCCCCCGAAGAATGATGCCATGAGAAAGAGAAGATAAGGCAAGATAAACACGTATAATAATGGGTCAAAGAAAGAGAGGGGACTGAACCTGGATAACTAATAAAAGATGGAGAAAGAAGGGCTTAGATCCAAGGAAAAGAAGGTCTAGACCATACTCTTAGGCTTCCTCCATCGTCTACCTTTACTCAAACTCAAATATTTTTCTTTGAAGAGTCCTACAACTGGTGCATGAAACGCAATTCACTGTCATATCGGTCCACTACTATCAAGATTTCAATTACGCACACATTTATCTTAGATAAAAGTAATTGAAGAATCGCGGCAAAAAGTTGTAGATGCTACTATCTTCGATTTATCCATCATATGTATACTCGATTTTAGAGAAGCATCCAGTGCTCAGTTTTCGAACGACCGGATCAATTTGGTATATACTCATGTCCTAATGTACGTGTAGATTATTGCTTAGGTCGATAGTTACCTGTCTGTCTTCTTCATGTGTTTGACTGGGAAACATTGTTGCTAAAGCTCAAAAATGGCGACCTGATGATCTACACTTGATGGAAGAGAAAACGATGTCTTCGAGGTATGAATTACTAGGTGCATACATCAGAACATTGTTGCTTTCTTTAAACTTGGAGCTTAGTTCTCTATGGTGTCTAAGAATATTCACCTGAAGGAAGGAAATTTCGACATAGTAAAGGCCATTGTTTCCCCATCTAATTGCCTTTAGATAGTGGAGTACTTTGAAAAGAGGCCCGACTCCTTTTGTAGGTGGGGGAATAAGGTGGAGGGTCGTTCCTTTACAGAGCTATAATAAGTGAGCAGAATATTCACGTTGCCTGCTGATTCTGTACATGTATGTGTTCCATGTTCCTTCTAACCCAATCCTAGGGCAACACGAAGGCACCAGTTCATGTCCATTCCACATGGCTTCATGCTCTTGACGCCACGTAGACGTCACCCAACCAAGATGGGGACAAGATCATGTTCTCATGCGTTATCGTTGAAACCCTAATCTTCTTAGATTTGTCAGACAAATGTCAACAGGGAGCAGACAATCTGAAGCCGACTGACGAAGCTAAGCTTCCGAAAGTGAATCCATGGCCTTTTCAATTATTGTTAAAGGGGAAGCTAAATGCGATAATGACTCAAGGGATTGGAATGGGTATTGCCTGCCCCATGGGAATCGATTCTTGGCTACGAGTGGAGCCTGACATATATCTGCACAGGAAAGCTAAGTCATTTTAACGTGATTGCAGTATAAGTAGCAGTGTTACTCGGGGAAGGCACATTCGATCACCTAGAAAACAGCCTCGGTTTTTGTAGATGCTTAGAATGATCTCCGTTGCATAATTGTTACTAAGAACTTTTTAATTTTAGCCATCGTTTATATGTATGAAAAAGAGAGGCATAAAGAGACtgatagagatagagagagagagagaaaaaagagaTTTGTGTGTGGGTAATAATTGAGATTTCATGTCCTTGTACAGAAGATTTGTAGGGTGAGAATCATGTAAAGTTGAGGGAGACTCGAACCACAGTTTATCCTTCTCGAAGCCGATTTTCTATTATTTTCCTTCGAGTTTTCTGCAACTCAATTGTTCGGTGAGTGCATGAAGCAAAAGGAGGGAAACTAAAAGGACATGATTCCCTCGACTCCGCACCCAATCTTGATTCTCAATTATTGAGGTCCAAGCATGTATAAAAGCCACGCCGATCCACCCAACGAACAACAGCAGCGGAGCCCCTCACCGAGTCGCCTCATCTCGTCTCCTATTCCTTATCCCCTACTCTTCACCTGTCTCACCTTTTATTGATCAGGTAACCTAAtgcctccttcttcctcttccaccGTACCTTCTCTTCTCTAGCCTACCAACCTACGTACGTACTATAAGAAAAGCTTATTTATGTATGCCTTAAGATATATATACTATTTCTTGGATATATGCAGATATTTTTTTGTCGGGTCCTTCCTATAGATAAATGCTAGTTAATTTCTTTGTTCAGAAAAGTTTCTGATCGACTCCAAACTTGGTGTTATGCTCATCCTCCATTGCGCACTTAATCCCCACTAGTAAGCTAGTTAATATGTATATACCGAGTAACAGCAGTTGCTACAAAAGTGGAAGTATTAGATTATGTTGATAATTTCTGAGAACTCGATATCATGAAATGTTAGGAGGATGAGCAGGCGGGCAGGAGACTGGAACTGCAGTTTATGCCAGCACCACAACTTCAGCAGGCGTGACTCCTGCCAGCAATGCGGTCACCCCAGGCTGTGCAGCGGCGACTTCTCCGACTACGCCGGCCTCGGAGGCGGTCGCGTAGGGTCCTCGTTCGGCGCCGTCTCGGATGTCCGGCCCGGAGACTGGTACTGCTCATGCGGCGGTCATAACTTTGCGAGTCGATCCAGCTGCCACTCGTGTGGCGCCTTCAGGGATGAATCCGCTGTCGGCGTCATCGGCGGATTCGACAACAGTGAAATGGCAGGCTCACAAGGTATCACCTACGGTGGCGGCGGCTGGAAGTCCGGGGACTGGTTGTGCACCAGGTATCCTTCCCTTCCACACTTTCTTGATCTCTCTTTCACGTCGACATGTTCGCTGTCTATCCATTACTATAATATTTTGT
The window above is part of the Musa acuminata AAA Group cultivar baxijiao chromosome BXJ2-6, Cavendish_Baxijiao_AAA, whole genome shotgun sequence genome. Proteins encoded here:
- the LOC135613423 gene encoding uncharacterized protein LOC135613423, which produces MSRRAGDWNCSLCQHHNFSRRDSCQQCGHPRLCSGDFSDYAGLGGGRVGSSFGAVSDVRPGDWYCSCGGHNFASRSSCHSCGAFRDESAVGVIGGFDNSEMAGSQGITYGGGGWKSGDWLCTRSGCNHHNFASRRECYRCKAPKGCGA